A part of Aegilops tauschii subsp. strangulata cultivar AL8/78 chromosome 2, Aet v6.0, whole genome shotgun sequence genomic DNA contains:
- the LOC109741030 gene encoding cytochrome b561 and DOMON domain-containing protein At4g12980-like: MGCQASRRILLLLATIVVAASLSPPAAAQTASCADHTFSGGRLYAACSPLEELDASVHWTYHASNGTADVAFRVPGGSAGWAAWAINPSAVGMLGANTVFAYHDPATGVVAVATAVVDSYAPAFADGDLAFAVHRRGAEYTDGVYAIHATVALPGNSTRQNIVWQAGTSSPDGLPESHQAFGDNVMSSRSWDFRSAEAAVVVDDVPAAPRDTVYRALLRPKNLVCTCVQIHGVLNAVSWGVLLPLGVILARYMRVFPSLDPAWFYLHVACQCSGYVIGAAGWVFGLTLGSPAKGALQHHGHRNIGTALFVLSTLQVSALLIRPKKTVKVRFYWNLYHWSVGYTVVVLGVVNVFKGIGILQPDHKYKNAYLGAVLVLAVVAFVLELVTLTVRFKKGRQ, translated from the exons ATGGGATGCCAGGCGAGCCGCcggatcctcctcctcctcgccaccATAGTCGTCGCCGCGTCACTGTCACCACCCGCCGCGGCGCAGACGGCCAGCTGCGCCGACCACACGTTCTCCGGCGGCCGCCTCTACGCAGCATGCAGCCCGCTGGAGGAGCTGGACGCCAGCGTCCACTGGACGTACCACGCGTCCAACGGCACGGCGGACGTCGCGTTCCGCGTGCCGGGGGGCTCGGCGGGGTGGGCGGCGTGGGCCATCAACCCGTCCGCGGTCGGCATGCTCGGCGCCAACACCGTGTTCGCCTACCACGACCCGGCGACCGGCGTGGTGGCGGTCGCGACGGCGGTCGTCGACAGCTACGCCCCCGCGTTCGCGGACGGGGACCTCGCCTTCGCCGTGCACAGGCGCGGCGCCGAGTACACCGACGGCGTGTACGCCATCCACGCCACGGTCGCGCTGCCGGGGAACAGCACCAGGCAGAACATCGTCTGGCAGGCCGGCACGTCGTCCCCGGACGGCCTGCCGGAGAGCCACCAGGCGTTCGGGGACAACGTCATGTCGTCCCGGAGCTGGGACTTCAGGTCGGCCGAGGCGGCGGTCGTCGTCGACGATGTCCCTGCCGCGCCAAGGGACACCGTCTACCGCGCACTGCTACGCCCCAAGAAT CTGGTTTGTACGTGCGTGCAGATCCATGGCGTGCTGAATGCCGTGAGCTGGGGCGTGCTGCTCCCTCTCGGCGTCATACTGGCGAGGTACATGAGGGTGTTCCCATCGCTCGATCCGGCATGGTTCTACCTCCACGTCGCCTGCCAATGCAGCGGCTACGTGATCGGGGCGGCCGGTTGGGTCTTCGGCCTCACGCTCGGCAGCCCGGCAAAAGGCGCCCTGCAGCACCATGGCCACCGCAACATCGGCACCGCGCTTTTCGTCCTATCAACGCTTCAG GTTTCTGCCTTGCTGATCCGCCCTAAGAAGACCGTCAAAGTTCGCTTCTACTGGAACCTGTACCACTGGTCCGTCGGCTACACCGTGGTCGTTCTGGGCGTCGTCAATGTCTTCAAGGGCATCGGCATCCTACAACCTGATCACAAGTACAAGAACGCCTACCTTGGTGCCGTTCTGGTGCTCGCTGTGGTGGCCTTCGTCTTGGAGCTTGTGACGCTGACGGTCAGGTTCAAGAAGGGCCGGCAGTAA